A window of Sphingorhabdus lacus contains these coding sequences:
- a CDS encoding outer membrane assembly lipoprotein YfiO — translation MKQILAALVIALTFLCAAPANASGDSSCYPDWKVKQTDYNGCSSTAVLSPGNDTRVNLLMLLYDRHGSVGPASRYSYDIIERRGEAEPFDWPSFALKLGPSPASEDDGTTGDFPFGTRCMSNMAAGADFIAAVARAKGLTESEKATLTAVRTTLKPECSGDTKAASVAQEALAQVQSTTGRSFAAYLVGAAAFYDGDFATAHAHFMRVDPKASVWLAEAASYMLARTTLNDATLTAFDEYGGISEKGADESRVGTAEAEFGNYLKAYPDGQYAVSAKGLLRRVYWLGNRKDALAAEYAAQFAQGDPAKRNVTFPDLVQEFDIKAMSLLKLEEVKDPVILAVLLLRDMRKPDDPKYADYGTPPVTRAALDAFKPAFTGREALFGYLQAVHAFYVADNPADVLKLIPAAKPTGGYLEYSRLMLRALALDALSDPTARTALTSAVAVAALPHQRGAAELALALHDERAKSTDRVFAADSIIRDPDIREILLRYQAGPSLLRKLAVSGASPREKQTAIYTLLYKNLTRGIYGDFLRDLTLIPAEAKRRAADDYESPLYTDIAIFRWSGSTDFMCPALKTIATNLAARPKDPAGLICLGEFIRLSGLDPEYYGVTRALDDQPEKNELGGSPSQFAGKRFSRLDAYKAIMADPAAGAGNRAYALYRAVHCYAPAGYNGCDATEVPTAQRKAWFDQLKKQYPASVWAKKLRYYW, via the coding sequence ATGAAGCAGATACTAGCCGCGCTGGTGATTGCCCTGACCTTTTTATGCGCCGCACCCGCCAATGCGAGCGGTGATTCGTCCTGCTATCCCGACTGGAAGGTAAAGCAGACCGACTATAATGGCTGCAGCAGCACGGCCGTGCTGAGCCCGGGTAACGACACAAGGGTCAACCTGCTCATGCTGCTGTACGATCGTCATGGCAGCGTGGGCCCGGCCAGCCGCTACAGCTATGACATCATCGAACGCCGGGGCGAGGCGGAGCCCTTCGACTGGCCAAGTTTTGCATTGAAACTCGGGCCCTCGCCAGCAAGTGAAGACGATGGCACGACCGGAGATTTTCCATTCGGCACCCGTTGTATGAGCAATATGGCCGCCGGTGCGGACTTCATCGCCGCTGTCGCCCGCGCCAAAGGTCTGACAGAAAGCGAGAAGGCAACGCTCACGGCCGTGCGGACGACGCTGAAACCTGAATGCTCCGGCGATACCAAGGCAGCGTCCGTTGCACAGGAAGCGCTTGCGCAAGTGCAATCAACGACCGGGCGTTCGTTCGCCGCCTATCTTGTCGGCGCGGCGGCTTTTTATGATGGCGACTTCGCCACCGCACATGCGCACTTCATGCGGGTCGATCCAAAAGCCTCGGTCTGGCTTGCAGAAGCAGCCAGTTACATGCTGGCGCGCACGACTCTTAACGACGCAACACTGACTGCCTTTGATGAATATGGCGGCATTTCAGAAAAAGGCGCTGACGAGAGTCGCGTTGGCACGGCGGAAGCCGAGTTTGGAAATTATCTGAAAGCCTATCCCGACGGCCAATATGCCGTGTCGGCAAAAGGGCTGCTTCGCCGCGTCTACTGGCTGGGCAACCGCAAGGACGCGCTTGCCGCGGAATATGCTGCGCAGTTCGCGCAAGGCGACCCTGCCAAGCGGAATGTGACATTCCCCGATCTGGTGCAGGAATTTGATATCAAAGCGATGAGCCTGTTAAAGTTGGAAGAGGTGAAGGACCCAGTCATCCTCGCCGTGCTTCTGCTGCGCGATATGCGCAAACCCGACGATCCCAAATATGCCGACTATGGCACGCCACCGGTCACCCGCGCGGCGCTTGATGCGTTCAAGCCCGCATTTACGGGCAGAGAGGCGCTGTTTGGCTATTTGCAAGCCGTACATGCCTTCTATGTCGCGGACAATCCGGCTGATGTGTTGAAACTGATTCCAGCCGCAAAGCCGACGGGCGGATATCTCGAATATAGCCGCCTGATGCTGCGCGCACTTGCGCTCGATGCGTTGAGCGATCCGACCGCGCGCACGGCTCTCACATCGGCCGTGGCCGTCGCGGCGCTGCCGCATCAACGTGGCGCGGCGGAACTCGCATTGGCGTTGCATGATGAGCGCGCCAAATCGACCGATAGGGTGTTTGCCGCAGACAGTATCATCCGCGACCCCGACATCCGCGAAATCTTGCTGCGCTATCAGGCCGGTCCGTCCTTGCTACGCAAGCTGGCGGTATCGGGCGCGTCACCGCGGGAGAAGCAGACGGCGATTTACACTCTTCTGTATAAAAATCTGACGCGCGGCATTTACGGTGACTTCCTCCGCGATCTGACGCTGATCCCGGCAGAGGCGAAGCGACGCGCCGCAGATGATTATGAATCGCCGCTCTATACGGATATCGCAATATTCCGTTGGTCGGGCTCTACCGATTTTATGTGTCCAGCGCTCAAGACGATTGCAACCAATCTGGCGGCTCGGCCAAAGGATCCGGCCGGCTTAATCTGCCTCGGCGAATTCATCCGTTTAAGCGGTCTGGACCCGGAATATTATGGTGTCACCCGGGCGCTGGATGACCAGCCGGAAAAGAATGAGCTGGGTGGCAGTCCGAGCCAATTCGCCGGGAAGCGGTTCTCGCGCCTTGATGCATATAAAGCGATTATGGCCGACCCGGCGGCAGGGGCTGGAAACAGGGCCTATGCCTTGTACCGTGCGGTGCATTGCTATGCCCCTGCGGGCTATAATGGATGCGATGCGACTGAAGTACCTACGGCACAACGCAAGGCTTGGTTTGATCAATTGAAAAAACAATATCCCGCTTCTGTCTGGGCGAAGAAGCTGCGTTATTACTGGTAA
- a CDS encoding DUF3142 domain-containing protein — protein MKCFAAALVALALAACQPVERRVDAGDYDAFWLWAGVTPQPVLERAKTIYILQGEIRGVENPSMVSLRPGTPAVRHADIWVVYRVETLNWGKDILPQIRDDIARWKIAGNNVVGVQIDFDAATRGLDDYATFLATVRSSLPKDVRLAITGLLDWSAQGDSADLNRLAGVVDEVVLQTYQGRHTILGYENYLKSLQRLKLPYRIGLVQNGVWKAPDGLNEDPEFKGYVVFLLNPE, from the coding sequence ATGAAATGTTTTGCAGCGGCACTGGTTGCGCTGGCGCTTGCCGCGTGCCAACCCGTGGAACGCCGCGTCGATGCCGGGGATTATGATGCCTTCTGGCTTTGGGCCGGCGTTACCCCGCAACCTGTCCTTGAGCGGGCTAAAACCATCTACATCCTGCAAGGGGAAATAAGGGGTGTGGAAAATCCCAGCATGGTCTCCCTACGACCCGGGACTCCTGCGGTTCGGCATGCTGACATCTGGGTTGTTTATCGTGTCGAAACACTCAACTGGGGCAAAGATATCTTGCCTCAAATCCGCGATGATATTGCACGCTGGAAGATAGCGGGAAATAATGTGGTGGGCGTTCAGATAGATTTTGATGCAGCGACACGGGGGTTGGACGACTATGCAACCTTTCTCGCGACCGTGCGATCTTCCTTGCCCAAGGATGTGCGCCTCGCGATCACCGGTTTGCTGGATTGGAGCGCACAGGGCGACAGCGCCGACCTGAACCGGTTGGCGGGCGTCGTCGATGAAGTGGTGTTGCAAACCTACCAAGGTCGGCACACGATTCTGGGATATGAAAATTATCTGAAAAGCCTGCAGCGGCTGAAACTGCCGTACCGGATCGGACTTGTGCAAAATGGGGTTTGGAAGGCGCCCGACGGCTTGAACGAAGATCCGGAATTTAAAGGCTATGTCGTTTTTCTTCTCAATCCTGAATGA
- a CDS encoding EF-hand domain-containing protein yields the protein MLRILTASSLIALAAIPAIAQQSDPMAPPSPAEATDTVEAQPVAEPAPAPAPAAAPQSREQQVTQLVDAEFPAYDADKSGDLEEPEFTKWLLALHAAGGDTQSKAMDQTAKLKWAKDGFAAADADKSKKISKAEMSKFLLG from the coding sequence ATGTTACGCATTTTGACCGCATCCAGCCTCATAGCGTTGGCGGCTATACCGGCCATCGCGCAGCAATCAGACCCCATGGCTCCCCCTTCGCCCGCTGAGGCGACGGATACAGTGGAAGCCCAACCGGTTGCAGAGCCAGCCCCGGCACCCGCCCCCGCTGCAGCGCCCCAGTCCCGCGAGCAGCAGGTGACGCAATTGGTCGACGCGGAATTCCCAGCTTATGACGCCGACAAAAGCGGTGATCTGGAAGAGCCGGAATTCACGAAATGGCTTCTTGCCCTCCATGCAGCGGGCGGTGACACCCAGTCTAAGGCCATGGACCAGACCGCCAAGCTAAAATGGGCGAAGGACGGCTTCGCGGCGGCTGATGCTGACAAAAGCAAGAAGATCAGCAAGGCAGAAATGAGCAAATTTCTTCTTGGTTAA
- a CDS encoding fumarate hydratase, with translation MTVEIRQSDLIESVADALQYISYFHPMDYIHALGEAYEAEQSPAAKDAIAQILTNSRMCAEGHRPICQDTGIVNVFVKWGMDCRLDDTSKSLQEVIDEGVRRAYLHPDNKLRASVLTDPAFTRRNTKDNTPCVLHVEMVAGSKVTVDVAAKGGGSENKSKFKMMNPSDNIVDWVLEMLPQMGAGWCPPGMLGIGIGGTAEHCVLLAKQALMEPIDMGPLKARGPQNDIEAMRIEIFDKVNALGIGAQGLGGLSTILDVKIMDAPCHAAGKPVAMIPNCAATRHAHFTLDGSGPAFLEAPKLDEWPKVDWKPDAAAKRVDLDTLTAADVQGWKQGDRLLLNGKMLTGRDAAHKRIADMLAKGEELPVSFKGRMIYYVGPVDPVGEEVVGPAGPTTATRMDKFMDMMLEQGLLGCVGKAERGPAATQAIAKHKSAYLMAVGGAAYLVARAIKGSKVVGFEDLGMEAIYEFEVHDFPVTVAVDSEGNNVHQLAPTYWQKRIKDEGLLANA, from the coding sequence ATGACTGTAGAAATCCGCCAAAGTGATCTGATCGAAAGCGTTGCCGACGCGCTGCAATATATCAGCTACTTCCATCCCATGGATTATATCCACGCGTTGGGCGAAGCCTATGAGGCGGAGCAATCACCAGCGGCGAAAGATGCCATTGCGCAGATCCTGACCAACAGCCGCATGTGTGCCGAGGGGCATCGTCCGATTTGTCAGGATACCGGTATCGTGAATGTGTTCGTCAAATGGGGCATGGATTGCCGCTTGGACGATACGTCCAAATCGTTGCAGGAAGTGATCGATGAAGGCGTGCGTCGCGCTTACCTCCATCCCGATAACAAATTGCGGGCTTCGGTCCTTACCGATCCTGCTTTCACCCGCCGCAATACGAAGGACAACACACCGTGTGTTCTGCACGTCGAAATGGTTGCGGGAAGCAAAGTCACTGTCGATGTGGCTGCGAAAGGTGGTGGCAGCGAGAATAAGTCGAAGTTCAAAATGATGAACCCGTCGGACAATATAGTCGACTGGGTGCTGGAAATGTTGCCGCAAATGGGCGCAGGCTGGTGCCCGCCGGGAATGCTCGGCATCGGGATCGGCGGCACAGCAGAGCATTGTGTTCTGCTTGCTAAACAGGCGTTGATGGAACCCATCGATATGGGGCCATTAAAAGCGCGCGGGCCGCAAAATGACATTGAAGCTATGCGGATAGAGATATTCGACAAGGTCAATGCACTGGGCATCGGTGCGCAGGGACTTGGCGGTTTGTCGACGATATTGGATGTGAAAATCATGGATGCGCCATGTCATGCGGCGGGCAAACCAGTGGCGATGATCCCCAACTGCGCGGCGACGCGCCATGCGCACTTCACGCTTGATGGCTCGGGCCCCGCGTTTCTGGAGGCACCAAAGCTCGACGAATGGCCGAAGGTCGACTGGAAACCCGACGCCGCGGCTAAACGCGTTGATCTCGACACACTGACCGCCGCTGATGTGCAGGGATGGAAACAGGGCGACCGGCTGTTGCTGAATGGCAAGATGCTGACCGGCCGTGACGCGGCGCACAAGCGGATAGCCGACATGCTGGCCAAGGGCGAAGAGTTGCCGGTTAGTTTCAAGGGGCGGATGATCTATTATGTCGGCCCTGTTGATCCGGTAGGTGAAGAGGTCGTGGGCCCGGCTGGTCCCACCACCGCCACGCGGATGGACAAATTCATGGATATGATGCTCGAACAAGGTTTGCTCGGCTGCGTCGGGAAGGCCGAGCGTGGTCCGGCCGCAACGCAGGCGATCGCCAAGCATAAAAGCGCCTATCTGATGGCGGTCGGTGGTGCGGCCTATCTTGTTGCCCGCGCTATCAAGGGCAGCAAAGTCGTCGGCTTCGAAGATCTCGGCATGGAAGCCATCTACGAATTTGAGGTGCACGATTTCCCGGTCACCGTCGCTGTCGACAGCGAGGGCAACAATGTCCACCAGCTTGCGCCCACCTATTGGCAAAAGCGGATCAAAGACGAGGGGTTGCTGGCGAACGCCTAA
- a CDS encoding FKBP-type peptidyl-prolyl cis-trans isomerase gives MSVTAVPILPIKKGSLTKFWIGAALVLAAGGGLAWWGTADVRHEFGDVVTTESGLRYKVLKAGEGPSPTDQDVVLIKYTGRLKDGKIFDQNPQAALPVNGVVPGFSEGLKVMQRGGQYRLWIPASIGYGSQDQRNPQTGEVAIPGGSELIFDVDLLEFKSRAEVDAMQRQMQEMQKQGGAPGGGQASGAPQGLPPEIQAQIDAQMQAQQAQ, from the coding sequence ATGTCTGTAACTGCCGTTCCCATTCTGCCGATCAAAAAAGGTTCGCTCACCAAATTCTGGATCGGTGCGGCCCTGGTACTTGCTGCTGGCGGTGGACTTGCCTGGTGGGGAACCGCAGATGTACGGCACGAATTTGGTGACGTTGTCACGACTGAGTCGGGACTGCGGTACAAAGTGCTGAAGGCCGGCGAAGGCCCATCGCCTACCGATCAGGACGTTGTCTTGATCAAATATACCGGCCGCCTGAAAGACGGAAAGATTTTCGACCAGAACCCGCAAGCCGCCTTGCCTGTCAACGGCGTGGTACCCGGCTTTTCGGAAGGGCTGAAAGTCATGCAGCGTGGCGGACAATATCGCCTGTGGATTCCGGCGAGCATCGGTTATGGTTCGCAAGACCAGCGCAACCCGCAAACGGGCGAAGTTGCGATCCCCGGCGGCAGCGAACTGATCTTTGACGTCGACCTGCTCGAATTCAAGTCACGCGCCGAAGTAGACGCAATGCAGCGCCAGATGCAGGAAATGCAGAAGCAGGGCGGTGCACCTGGCGGCGGGCAAGCGAGCGGCGCACCGCAGGGCCTGCCACCCGAAATCCAGGCGCAAATCGACGCGCAGATGCAGGCACAGCAGGCGCAATAA
- the rpsU gene encoding 30S ribosomal protein S21, whose protein sequence is MQIMVRDNNVDQALRALKKKLQREGVYREMKLRRHFEKPSEKRAREKAAAVRRARKMERKQQERDGAK, encoded by the coding sequence ATGCAGATCATGGTTCGCGATAATAATGTTGATCAGGCCCTACGCGCACTGAAGAAGAAGCTGCAGCGTGAAGGCGTGTATCGCGAAATGAAACTGCGTCGTCATTTCGAAAAGCCCTCGGAAAAGCGCGCTCGTGAAAAGGCTGCTGCTGTCCGTCGTGCCCGCAAGATGGAGCGCAAACAGCAAGAGCGTGACGGCGCGAAATAA
- a CDS encoding TonB-dependent receptor plug domain-containing protein: protein MKNQKARMRDFSLSVSIAALFAALTPAIAFAQDSQEVQPANEVANEADEGEAIIVTGSRIARPELNVANPVVAVSGESIEKSGQVNVTDVLIRNPALTASIGGSLSGGADAGLGETGVNRLDLRNLGADRTLVLVNGKRHVAGIPNTASVDINSIPQDLIERVDVLTGGASAIYGADGVSGVVNFILKRNFDGVTARGQVGISDKGDAGTRFFSIVAGKNFAGDRGNVALAYEFSDRDRLSSFDRAFSGDPQVNRGLFRNRDDFPDDPNVPDRILYNNLSWADSAPDGAVDLDLDGIPDFTGSGLVYDRGLPIPSSGGRAQGGSNTPTAGYFGDLEPSLRRHAVNALASYEFSPAFKVFLEGKYVRTNAYSVGQPSFDFFTYLAPDNAFLNDRFGVANTTNGALISRDNFDFGVRGESIKRETYRGVAGIEGDITDNAKYEVSYVFGRTTAAGTQTSNLIGDRYFAALDAVRDPVSGQIVCRSTLDPLSNIDPNNFNQPASTFTPGAGSACRPLNVLGNGVASQEALDFVLANNTNRSRITQHVVSGSVSGDFDALFTLPGGPLGFALGAEYRKEISSDTPDALIQSGALRDFAAVQPSTGKFDVKEIFAELNAPILADMPFAHLLSFSAAIRLSDYSTIGKTTTWKVDGIYAPIPDVRFRGSYSQAVRAPNIGELFSPQSGTFAFVTDPCDVTRLNDGTQFRQANCTAILSGLGLTPAQIATFSPSTDAQATTSRRGLAGGNPGLSEEEAKTWTAGVVLRPSFIPGLSMSFDWYNIRIKGAINTPSATEVAELCVDQPTIDNVFCQNIFRATGTGFVLGDGNDPLQRNGFIVGPENVAAFETAGGDFTINYRMPTDNIGTFNVNLTGGYLDKITFVPTVGADVDDDTLEAYNPRWRGSASLDWQLGGFNINYGVNYFSKTRRFTTEQLAANPDLSDPRFFYFKERWEHDVRLAYDVDDKFTFYGGVNNIFDEKPAFDQLSYPISSGVGRFLYVGAKVTM, encoded by the coding sequence ATGAAAAACCAAAAAGCGCGGATGCGCGATTTCTCCCTTTCCGTCTCAATAGCGGCTCTCTTTGCTGCATTGACCCCCGCCATAGCTTTTGCGCAAGATTCGCAAGAGGTGCAGCCTGCCAATGAAGTGGCGAATGAAGCCGATGAAGGAGAGGCGATCATTGTTACCGGTTCGCGTATTGCGCGTCCCGAGTTGAATGTCGCGAACCCGGTGGTCGCAGTATCCGGTGAAAGCATCGAAAAGTCCGGGCAGGTCAACGTCACCGACGTGTTGATCCGTAACCCTGCATTGACGGCTTCCATCGGTGGTTCGCTATCGGGTGGCGCGGATGCGGGCCTTGGCGAAACGGGCGTGAACCGTCTCGATTTGCGTAACCTCGGCGCTGACCGGACACTTGTCCTGGTGAACGGCAAGCGTCATGTCGCCGGTATTCCCAATACCGCATCGGTCGACATCAATTCGATTCCGCAAGATCTGATCGAACGGGTCGATGTTTTGACCGGCGGAGCCTCTGCCATTTATGGTGCCGACGGTGTTTCGGGCGTGGTGAATTTCATCCTGAAGCGTAACTTTGACGGTGTCACGGCCCGCGGCCAGGTCGGTATCTCCGATAAGGGTGATGCAGGCACGCGCTTCTTTTCGATTGTCGCCGGTAAGAATTTTGCCGGAGATCGCGGCAACGTGGCCTTGGCCTATGAGTTCAGCGATCGCGACCGGTTGAGCAGCTTTGACCGGGCCTTTAGCGGCGATCCACAAGTAAACCGTGGGCTATTCCGCAATCGGGACGATTTCCCGGATGATCCCAATGTTCCTGACCGCATATTGTACAACAATCTGAGCTGGGCAGACAGTGCACCGGACGGTGCTGTCGACCTTGATCTTGACGGCATTCCGGATTTTACAGGCAGCGGCCTTGTTTATGACCGTGGCTTGCCCATTCCATCGTCGGGCGGCCGTGCGCAGGGTGGCTCCAACACCCCCACGGCAGGCTATTTCGGCGATCTGGAGCCTTCATTGCGCCGCCATGCGGTGAATGCCTTGGCGAGTTATGAATTCTCGCCAGCGTTCAAGGTGTTCCTCGAAGGTAAATATGTGCGGACGAACGCCTATTCCGTGGGCCAACCAAGCTTCGATTTCTTCACCTATCTTGCCCCCGACAACGCCTTTTTGAATGATCGCTTTGGGGTTGCAAACACCACCAATGGTGCACTGATTTCGCGGGACAATTTCGATTTCGGCGTTCGCGGGGAATCGATCAAGCGTGAAACCTATCGCGGTGTGGCGGGTATCGAGGGCGATATTACAGACAATGCGAAATATGAGGTCTCTTATGTATTCGGACGCACCACGGCGGCCGGAACCCAGACGAGCAACCTTATCGGTGACCGCTATTTTGCCGCGTTGGATGCGGTTCGGGACCCTGTTTCAGGCCAGATTGTATGCCGTTCGACCTTGGACCCCTTGTCCAATATCGATCCGAACAATTTCAACCAACCGGCCTCAACTTTCACACCCGGTGCAGGCAGCGCCTGTCGTCCCCTGAACGTTCTCGGTAACGGTGTGGCCTCGCAAGAGGCTCTGGATTTTGTTCTCGCCAACAACACAAACCGGTCACGCATTACGCAGCATGTTGTATCGGGCTCGGTCTCGGGTGATTTCGATGCCCTGTTCACCTTGCCCGGTGGCCCGCTCGGCTTTGCGCTCGGCGCTGAATACCGCAAGGAAATCAGCAGCGACACGCCAGACGCCCTTATCCAGTCGGGCGCTTTGCGGGACTTTGCTGCGGTCCAGCCGAGCACCGGTAAATTCGACGTGAAAGAAATTTTCGCCGAACTAAACGCACCGATCCTGGCCGATATGCCTTTTGCACATCTGCTGTCCTTCTCGGCGGCAATCCGTCTGTCCGACTATTCGACAATCGGAAAAACGACGACATGGAAGGTGGACGGAATCTACGCGCCTATACCCGACGTCCGTTTTCGTGGGTCCTATTCGCAAGCCGTGCGGGCGCCTAATATTGGCGAGCTTTTCTCTCCCCAATCGGGAACCTTCGCATTTGTGACCGATCCTTGCGATGTCACCCGGCTCAATGACGGAACACAGTTCCGTCAGGCAAATTGTACGGCAATTCTGTCCGGCCTTGGCCTGACACCTGCGCAGATTGCGACCTTCAGTCCGTCGACCGATGCACAGGCGACTACGTCACGACGTGGCCTTGCCGGTGGCAATCCGGGTTTGAGCGAGGAAGAAGCGAAAACATGGACAGCAGGTGTCGTTTTACGCCCCAGCTTCATCCCGGGTCTGTCGATGAGCTTCGATTGGTACAATATCCGTATCAAGGGAGCGATCAACACGCCAAGCGCAACCGAAGTAGCGGAATTGTGCGTTGATCAGCCAACTATCGACAATGTGTTCTGTCAGAATATCTTCCGCGCCACAGGAACCGGGTTCGTACTGGGCGATGGCAACGATCCGCTGCAACGCAACGGTTTCATTGTTGGACCCGAAAACGTAGCGGCATTCGAGACAGCGGGCGGCGATTTCACGATCAATTACCGCATGCCAACGGACAATATCGGTACGTTCAACGTCAACCTGACCGGGGGTTACCTAGACAAGATAACGTTTGTCCCAACGGTGGGAGCCGACGTTGATGATGACACTTTGGAGGCATACAACCCCCGCTGGCGTGGATCTGCGAGCCTCGACTGGCAATTGGGTGGGTTCAACATCAACTATGGTGTGAACTATTTCAGCAAGACACGTCGTTTCACCACCGAGCAGCTTGCGGCCAACCCGGATCTGTCCGATCCCCGCTTCTTCTACTTCAAGGAGCGTTGGGAGCATGATGTTCGGCTCGCCTATGATGTTGATGACAAGTTCACCTTCTATGGGGGCGTAAACAATATCTTCGACGAGAAACCGGCCTTCGACCAACTCAGCTACCCGATCTCTTCGGGTGTGGGCCGTTTCCTATATGTCGGTGCGAAAGTAACGATGTAA
- a CDS encoding class II aldolase/adducin family protein translates to MATQLKANSKYSEAEWTARQELAACYRIFAMFGWDELVFNHITVKVPDEEGAFLINPFGMHFGEITASSLIKIDIDGNKLDADNPWHVNKAGFVQHSLFHRTLPDAHAIIHTHTTATVAVCSLEGGLQPVNFYACNFMGQLAYHDFEGVTVREEEGVRLVEHLGDKRILMLRNHGPVVMGKSLPDAFIKYWALQRACEHQIATMQMGKPIPVSNDVIAVHQRDLYMATPPGGSGRVEFDAMVRKVDQIDKSWRD, encoded by the coding sequence ATGGCCACCCAGCTGAAAGCAAATAGTAAATATAGCGAAGCCGAATGGACCGCACGGCAGGAACTTGCCGCCTGCTACCGTATCTTCGCGATGTTTGGCTGGGACGAACTTGTCTTCAACCATATTACCGTCAAGGTTCCGGATGAAGAAGGCGCATTCCTTATCAATCCATTCGGCATGCATTTTGGCGAAATTACCGCCTCCAGCCTGATCAAGATCGACATCGACGGTAACAAACTGGATGCCGACAATCCTTGGCATGTAAACAAGGCCGGCTTTGTTCAGCATAGCCTATTCCACCGCACATTGCCCGATGCACATGCGATCATTCACACCCATACCACCGCGACCGTGGCCGTTTGCTCGCTCGAAGGTGGATTGCAGCCGGTGAACTTCTATGCCTGCAATTTCATGGGGCAATTGGCCTATCATGATTTCGAAGGCGTTACCGTACGTGAAGAAGAAGGCGTGCGCCTCGTCGAGCATCTGGGTGACAAGCGCATATTGATGCTGCGCAATCATGGTCCGGTTGTCATGGGCAAAAGCCTGCCTGACGCGTTCATCAAATATTGGGCTCTGCAGCGCGCGTGCGAGCATCAGATAGCAACCATGCAGATGGGCAAGCCGATTCCGGTTTCGAATGACGTGATCGCTGTGCATCAACGCGACCTTTATATGGCAACGCCACCCGGTGGTTCGGGACGTGTCGAATTTGATGCGATGGTCCGCAAGGTCGACCAGATTGATAAAAGCTGGCGCGATTGA
- a CDS encoding (2Fe-2S)-binding protein: protein MTKFTVNDRPVQYKMDPQTPMLWALRDASNLTGTKYGCGTGDCGACMVEIDGEAIRSCLVTIAEAEGRFVTTIEGLSRDRSHPIQQAFVAGNVPHCGFCIPGIVMAASVLLKKSSDPTDDEINAAITNLCRCGSYPRLRDAIKRAGRVMRGEERIAAAPPPGITPEDAARAVPALTVTE from the coding sequence ATGACCAAATTCACCGTTAACGATCGTCCGGTCCAATATAAGATGGACCCCCAAACGCCGATGCTTTGGGCGTTGCGCGATGCGTCGAACCTGACAGGCACCAAATATGGATGCGGAACCGGGGATTGCGGCGCTTGCATGGTCGAAATTGACGGTGAAGCGATCCGATCCTGCCTCGTTACCATCGCTGAAGCAGAAGGTCGCTTTGTTACGACAATTGAAGGTTTGAGCCGGGATCGGAGCCACCCGATTCAACAGGCTTTTGTTGCTGGAAATGTTCCCCATTGTGGATTTTGTATTCCGGGCATTGTCATGGCGGCGTCGGTGTTGTTGAAAAAGAGCAGCGATCCGACCGATGACGAAATCAACGCAGCGATTACCAATCTCTGCCGCTGTGGGAGTTACCCCCGCTTGCGCGACGCGATCAAGCGTGCAGGCCGGGTGATGCGCGGCGAAGAGCGGATTGCTGCAGCGCCGCCACCCGGAATTACCCCTGAGGATGCGGCGCGGGCCGTGCCTGCGTTGACGGTAACGGAATAG